One region of Gossypium raimondii isolate GPD5lz chromosome 6, ASM2569854v1, whole genome shotgun sequence genomic DNA includes:
- the LOC105771842 gene encoding uncharacterized protein LOC105771842 codes for MSNLDTSETQVSPATETGSQSRSAGDDVLSQAMLRVLDRVAGPHSGSGGRRSIIERLWSNRAELFRGVTEVAPTVAEYWLEATERIMNNIDCTPKHKLKGAVSLLRDEAYQWWLSVEEGDKSVVEYEAKFLRFSRYARGMMASEYEKCVRFKDRLRVLIAPQREREFVVLVDKAKIAKERPKKRARPDGPVRVEVLVSPTKIQSYGDYASTVFENLRIPIDCTSGEITVLSPLGQSIREAPVLFLKKNDGTMRMCIDYRQLNKLTMKKKYPLPRIDDLFD; via the exons ATGTCAAATTTAGATACGAGTGAGACACAGGTTTCACCTGctactgagactgggtctcaaagCCGCTCGGCTGGGGATGACGTACTGTCCCAAGCTATGTTGAGAGTGTTGGACAGGGTCGCTGGACCCCATTCTGGATCTGGGGGTCGTAGGTCGATAATTGAACGACTCTGGTCCAATAGAGCTGAGCTGTTTAGGGGTGTCACTGAAGTCGCCCCTACTGTGGCCGAGTATTGGTTGGAGGCCACCGAAAGGATTATGAACAACATCGACTGTACTCCTAAGCATAAATTAAAGGGAGCAGTCTCTTTGCTTCGCGAtgaggcttatcagtggtggctgtCGGTTGAAGAGG GTGATAAATCTGTGGTCGAGTATGAGGCCAAGTTTCTGAGGTTTAGTCGCTACGCTCGAGGCATGATGGCATCTGAGTATGAGAAATGTGTTCGTTTTAAGGACAGATTGAGGGTTCTGATTGCTCCACAGAGGGAGAGAGAGTTTGTAGTTCTTGTAGATAAGGCGAAGATCGCCAAAGAG AGGCCTAAGAAACGTGCTAGACCTGATGGGCCTGTTAGGGTGGAGGTTCTTGTTTCTCCTACTAAGATTCAGTCTTACGGTGACTATG CTAGTACTGTTTTCGAGAACTTGAGGATTCCTATTGATTGTACTTCTGGTGAGATTACTGTACTGAGCCCATTGGGGCAATCTATTCGG GAGGCACCAGTTCTGTTTCTGAAGAAAAATGATGGTACCATGAGGATGTGCATTGACTATCGGCAGTTGAATAAACTGACTATGAAGAAGAAGTATCCACTTCCGAGGATCgacgatttgtttgattag
- the LOC105774393 gene encoding pathogenesis-related protein 1 has protein sequence MEMRSKFTLGTFLLLSSLVSLSYSYSTDEDSSQLMSRRLLNQASDMSIQQYLIPHNIIREERRLPPLKWSKKLAKFASWWAHKRQADCALIHSNSDYGENLFWGSGKDWKPGDAVAAWAEEKDYYDHKKNTCTKNKDCLHYTQMIWKDSLKIGCAKVVCRSGDTLIGCNYDPHGNVIGQKPF, from the coding sequence ATGGAGATGAGAAGCAAGTTTACACTAGGAACTTTCCTCCTCCTTTCTTCACTTGTTTCATTATCTTATTCATACTCCACCGACGAAGATTCTTCGCAACTTATGTCCAGACGCTTACTTAACCAAGCTTCTGACATGTCAATTCAACAGTATCTAATACCTCACAACATTATAAGAGAAGAGCGGCGGTTGCCTCCTCTCAAATGGAGCAAAAAGCTGGCAAAATTTGCTTCCTGGTGGGCACATAAGAGGCAAGCAGATTGTGCTTTGATCCATTCCAATAGCGATTACGGGGAGAATCTCTTCTGGGGCAGCGGCAAGGATTGGAAACCAGGCGATGCAGTGGCCGCGTGGGCGGAGGAGAAAGACTACTACGACCATAAAAAGAATACATGCACCAAAAATAAAGACTGCTTACATTATACTCAAATGATTTGGAAGGATAGCTTGAAGATTGGATGCGCCAAAGTTGTGTGCAGAAGCGGAGATACGTTGATCGGTTGTAACTATGATCCCCATGGTAATGTGATAGGCCAAAAGccattttga